Proteins from one Bifidobacterium sp. ESL0732 genomic window:
- the polA gene encoding DNA polymerase I — protein MSDSDSKQKADDTLKTKDAAKTETIPTADDVTKSTSSKKSNGTLLVVDGHSLAFRAYFALPVESFSTSTGQPTNAVWGFSTMLAQVLDNEKPDHLAVAFDMAGGTFRNKMLPQYKGTRDAAPEELLSQLPIIQDLLKALGVKYVEKKGYEGDDIIGTMASMGEDAGYRTLVLSGDRDAFQLIDDDITVLYPGHHFKDLKHMTPDAIVEKYHVTPQQYPDLAAMRGETADNIPGVPGVGDGYAAKWINQYGGLKGIIEHADELPGKKGQALRDNIDQVKLNRRVNAVLRDLDLGATIDDFTLGGMDMDKVNEIFSKLQFSNRSKNKIVKSFNGGVMPGDTDSDAAVSATDTDDKEPIVKEPHVTGIGNAEELKSWVEKHIVSAFPEAHVDKASSGESSESSGGNGHGQTTILAEEKTDEQAIIDGAKGPELVDREKCCSKQVNHSWVLYATGRSKPGNAKLEAVALLADNEAAVFDSDSFDDAMRNELQQLIDRFHTSMVVHGYKEHLHVLASAGVKMRRPLFDTKLAGYLVQPDFHAETLEKAAEHFLGLEIEDSKPKQTQGELDLGGEDGSSNDGDASKEAQQEAVKDTAIVRALADFLKTPIDQRKQYGLLRSIELPVSQVLYGIEDAGAKVDLGRLHELLDGFTADADQAQQIAFEAAGHELNLQSPKQLQTVLFDEMGLTPSRKTKSGSYTTNAATLQNLYVKYAEDEKASNFLGALLRHRETNKLKQIAQTLLEAVNSKDGRIHTTFEQTVAATGRLSSVDPNLQNIPNRNATGREIRSAFVPGEGFESLLSCDYSQVELRIMADLSGDESLIEAFKSGADFHRYVASLVYDIPMDEITSDQRSHVKAMSYGLAYGLSTYGLSQQLKISPAEADVLKSKYFATFGKVHDYLESLVATAREKGYTETMFGRRRYFPGLKSSRRQVRDAAERGALNAPIQGSAADIMKIAMIRADYALREAGVKSRVILQIHDELVLEVAPGESEQVSDLVRNAMEHAVDLAVPLDVSIGIGSDWQAAAH, from the coding sequence ATGAGCGATAGCGATAGCAAGCAGAAAGCGGATGATACTTTGAAAACAAAAGACGCTGCGAAGACGGAGACTATCCCGACGGCGGACGATGTCACGAAATCCACGAGCAGCAAAAAATCGAACGGTACACTTTTGGTGGTTGACGGCCATTCCTTGGCCTTCCGCGCCTATTTCGCTTTGCCAGTCGAAAGTTTCTCCACTTCCACCGGACAGCCGACCAACGCCGTGTGGGGATTTTCAACCATGCTCGCGCAGGTGCTCGATAATGAGAAGCCCGATCATCTCGCCGTCGCTTTCGACATGGCCGGCGGCACGTTCCGCAATAAGATGCTACCGCAATACAAAGGCACTCGAGATGCGGCCCCCGAGGAGCTGCTGAGCCAGCTACCAATCATCCAGGATCTGCTCAAGGCTCTTGGCGTCAAGTACGTGGAAAAGAAAGGCTACGAAGGCGATGACATCATCGGCACCATGGCCTCGATGGGCGAGGACGCCGGTTACAGAACGCTCGTGCTTTCTGGCGACCGTGATGCTTTCCAACTGATTGACGACGATATCACCGTGCTCTACCCGGGTCACCACTTCAAGGACTTGAAGCACATGACCCCGGACGCCATCGTCGAAAAATACCACGTCACTCCGCAGCAATATCCGGATCTTGCGGCCATGCGCGGCGAGACCGCGGACAATATCCCCGGCGTTCCGGGCGTCGGAGACGGGTATGCGGCCAAGTGGATCAACCAGTACGGCGGACTTAAAGGCATCATCGAACACGCCGATGAACTGCCCGGCAAGAAGGGACAGGCGCTGCGCGACAACATCGACCAGGTCAAGCTTAACAGGCGTGTCAACGCCGTCCTGCGCGACCTCGATCTCGGTGCCACTATCGACGACTTCACGCTTGGCGGCATGGATATGGATAAAGTCAACGAGATCTTTTCCAAACTCCAATTCAGCAACCGGTCGAAGAACAAGATCGTCAAGTCCTTCAACGGTGGAGTCATGCCCGGGGACACGGATTCGGACGCTGCGGTGAGTGCGACCGATACCGACGATAAGGAGCCTATTGTCAAAGAGCCGCATGTCACTGGAATCGGCAACGCTGAGGAACTCAAGAGCTGGGTTGAGAAGCATATCGTTTCCGCATTCCCCGAAGCCCACGTCGATAAGGCTTCTTCCGGCGAATCCAGCGAGAGTAGCGGAGGAAATGGACATGGTCAGACAACCATTCTCGCTGAGGAGAAAACCGACGAACAGGCCATCATCGACGGTGCCAAAGGCCCGGAACTGGTCGACCGGGAGAAGTGCTGTTCCAAGCAGGTAAACCATTCGTGGGTTCTTTACGCAACCGGACGTTCCAAGCCGGGAAATGCGAAACTTGAAGCCGTGGCGTTGTTGGCCGATAATGAGGCCGCCGTGTTTGACAGTGACAGCTTCGATGACGCTATGCGTAATGAGCTGCAGCAGCTTATCGACCGATTCCATACCTCGATGGTGGTGCATGGGTACAAGGAGCACCTGCACGTGCTGGCTTCGGCCGGTGTGAAGATGCGACGTCCGTTGTTTGACACCAAACTTGCCGGTTATCTGGTTCAACCTGATTTCCATGCCGAAACGCTTGAAAAGGCCGCCGAACATTTTCTTGGGTTGGAAATTGAGGACAGCAAGCCCAAACAGACTCAAGGCGAGCTTGATTTGGGAGGCGAAGACGGTTCTAGCAACGACGGCGACGCTTCCAAAGAAGCTCAACAAGAAGCCGTGAAGGATACCGCCATCGTGCGGGCGCTTGCAGACTTCCTCAAGACGCCGATTGATCAGCGTAAGCAATATGGTCTGTTGCGTTCCATTGAGCTGCCGGTATCCCAAGTGCTTTACGGCATTGAGGACGCTGGCGCAAAGGTCGATTTGGGACGTTTGCATGAGTTGCTCGACGGGTTTACGGCCGATGCCGACCAGGCCCAGCAGATCGCGTTCGAAGCTGCGGGCCATGAGCTCAACTTGCAGAGCCCGAAGCAGCTGCAAACGGTCTTGTTTGACGAAATGGGTCTCACGCCTTCGCGAAAGACCAAGTCCGGCTCATATACTACTAACGCGGCGACGCTGCAGAACCTGTATGTCAAATATGCCGAAGACGAGAAAGCCAGTAATTTCCTTGGAGCATTGCTGCGGCACCGCGAGACCAATAAGTTGAAACAGATTGCGCAGACGCTGCTGGAAGCCGTTAATTCCAAAGACGGCAGGATCCACACGACCTTCGAGCAGACCGTTGCGGCTACCGGACGTCTGAGCTCGGTTGATCCGAATCTGCAGAACATCCCTAACCGCAACGCCACCGGCCGCGAAATCCGTTCGGCGTTCGTGCCGGGCGAGGGTTTTGAATCATTGTTGAGCTGCGATTATTCGCAGGTCGAGCTGCGCATCATGGCCGACCTCTCCGGCGACGAATCGCTGATCGAGGCGTTCAAGTCGGGTGCAGACTTCCATCGGTATGTGGCCAGTCTTGTGTATGACATTCCGATGGATGAGATCACTTCCGACCAGCGCAGCCACGTCAAGGCGATGAGCTACGGGTTGGCCTATGGGCTCAGCACTTACGGTCTTTCGCAACAGCTCAAGATTAGCCCGGCTGAAGCCGATGTGCTGAAATCCAAGTATTTCGCCACCTTCGGTAAGGTACACGACTATCTGGAATCGCTTGTCGCCACTGCTCGTGAGAAAGGCTATACGGAGACGATGTTTGGGCGCCGTCGTTATTTTCCAGGGCTTAAGTCATCGCGTCGTCAGGTGCGAGACGCCGCCGAACGTGGGGCACTCAACGCACCGATTCAGGGTTCAGCTGCCGACATCATGAAGATTGCCATGATTCGCGCCGATTATGCGCTTCGTGAGGCCGGGGTCAAAAGCCGTGTGATTCTGCAGATTCACGACGAACTCGTGCTGGAAGTCGCGCCGGGGGAGAGCGAGCAGGTCAGCGATTTGGTGCGCAACGCCATGGAGCACGCCGTCGACCTGGCCGTGCCGCTGGACGTCTCCATCGGCATCGGCTCTGACTGGCAAGCCGCTGCGCACTGA
- a CDS encoding Nif3-like dinuclear metal center hexameric protein, translating into MTGQVKPKLSQVVGVLEQLYPLRYAEDWDFPGLIVGDLNDTVCKIVFAADPTMAVVDKAIAMGADLLICHHPLFFRAVHEVSGLGVHGAIAGKLYRAHCGLWVGHTNADVAYRGVAQAAADAFGLQDQTPLVPAGEENGHAVGLGRVGMLAEPMTLRAFAERVAAEVPKTNYGIQVAGDLDADIRKIAVLPGSGDSDFDEVRESGADVYVTSDLRHHPATDALQQAWYEATLNHSTMKPALINTPHSAIESMWFRYALDDIADGVEKATGFRPETERVGIVTDPWQLVLGRD; encoded by the coding sequence ATGACTGGTCAGGTAAAGCCGAAACTTTCGCAGGTGGTGGGAGTGCTGGAGCAGCTATACCCGCTCAGGTATGCCGAGGATTGGGACTTTCCGGGGCTGATTGTCGGGGATTTGAATGATACCGTCTGCAAGATCGTCTTCGCCGCCGACCCGACCATGGCCGTGGTCGACAAGGCGATTGCGATGGGTGCCGATTTGCTCATCTGCCATCATCCTCTGTTCTTCCGCGCAGTACACGAGGTTTCTGGACTTGGAGTACATGGAGCCATCGCAGGAAAGCTGTATCGTGCGCACTGCGGGCTGTGGGTCGGGCACACCAATGCCGATGTCGCCTATCGTGGGGTCGCCCAGGCTGCGGCCGATGCGTTTGGTTTGCAAGACCAGACGCCACTGGTACCGGCAGGAGAGGAAAACGGCCATGCCGTTGGGCTGGGACGTGTGGGTATGTTGGCTGAGCCGATGACATTGCGTGCGTTTGCCGAACGTGTCGCGGCGGAAGTGCCGAAAACGAATTACGGCATTCAGGTTGCGGGTGATTTGGACGCAGACATCCGAAAAATCGCTGTGCTGCCAGGGTCGGGGGATTCCGATTTCGACGAAGTGCGGGAAAGCGGCGCCGATGTCTACGTGACCAGCGATCTGCGCCATCATCCGGCCACGGACGCGCTGCAGCAGGCCTGGTATGAAGCGACGCTCAACCATTCCACCATGAAGCCAGCGCTTATCAACACACCGCATTCGGCCATCGAGTCGATGTGGTTCAGGTATGCGCTTGACGATATTGCGGACGGTGTGGAGAAAGCCACCGGTTTCCGGCCTGAGACGGAACGTGTCGGCATCGTCACGGATCCGTGGCAATTGGTGCTTGGGCGAGACTAG
- a CDS encoding NUDIX hydrolase, which translates to MDTETTESIRKRVNKRLQDSSDGVDMEAPIRLLSSETVYRGAIFHIDDRKLALAKTDGAEVPVRRQILVHPQAVVMLVHDEVQDKYLLEREYRVGPNKFTYGFPAGLMEDGEKPEVSALRELREETGVVPKDEQSVHIEHVGDFYSSGGMTNELAHIFVIHLSAWKQGPRHFDKDEHVQSTWVTWEELTGIGIQAADSTIAIQHEEIRRLRDELAARK; encoded by the coding sequence ATGGATACAGAAACGACAGAATCTATCCGCAAGCGAGTCAATAAGCGTTTGCAGGACTCGAGCGACGGCGTTGACATGGAGGCGCCAATCCGGTTGCTTTCCAGCGAAACCGTCTACCGTGGGGCCATTTTCCATATTGATGACCGCAAGCTGGCGCTCGCGAAAACCGATGGCGCGGAAGTGCCGGTTCGGCGGCAGATTCTGGTCCATCCGCAGGCCGTGGTGATGCTCGTTCACGATGAAGTTCAGGACAAGTATCTGCTGGAACGCGAATATCGTGTCGGACCAAACAAGTTTACGTACGGTTTTCCAGCCGGTCTTATGGAAGACGGAGAAAAGCCCGAAGTCTCGGCATTGCGCGAGCTGCGAGAGGAAACGGGAGTTGTGCCAAAAGATGAGCAATCCGTTCATATCGAACATGTCGGCGACTTCTATTCCTCTGGTGGCATGACCAACGAACTGGCGCATATTTTCGTTATTCATCTGTCAGCGTGGAAGCAAGGGCCGCGTCATTTCGACAAGGATGAACATGTGCAGTCCACGTGGGTGACGTGGGAAGAGCTGACCGGTATCGGTATTCAGGCCGCGGATTCCACCATCGCCATCCAGCATGAGGAGATTCGACGTTTGCGCGATGAATTGGCAGCAAGGAAGTGA
- a CDS encoding ABC transporter permease, with product MGLHQRTETSGLVSFIICAIAGASVMELCVSLLPAAWMISRRQFVIASIIIAACGTISFIFGYARRSSSLNTHNRWIEILRRLVEILALATVYASTLFLTSFAILSMASNLMGTMFLEYIIPLCAGFAGVAGYVTFVQAELMDAKTLAGLLPLFVVAGVSVAGLTTDDPNWYTNNFSQLGDRTTFAAHMFNSTLILSGVCIIIVSYFAISELVTSYRQRREWHQEQGPLRSSRIKHYKARLICLSIMLAFSGIAFIGIGTFRYTPHPILHNVFARGIVVVMGLLLIALPWLAPQLSIAIYLAGYLAIAVCGVVLVQWMMGANTMTNVEALAGLVFLGWFIMFSRQIAAIEADRIAEQVLHIDQEETSTDLTTANIADTIPSSVDKNRRMHSRIAATQ from the coding sequence ATGGGACTGCATCAGCGCACGGAGACCTCGGGGCTCGTCTCCTTCATCATCTGCGCAATCGCGGGGGCGAGCGTCATGGAACTGTGCGTCTCGCTGCTGCCGGCCGCGTGGATGATCAGCCGCCGCCAGTTCGTCATCGCCTCCATCATCATCGCCGCATGCGGTACCATTTCCTTCATTTTCGGCTATGCGCGACGCTCTAGCTCACTGAATACCCACAACCGCTGGATTGAAATTCTGCGCCGCTTGGTCGAAATTCTGGCCCTCGCGACGGTCTACGCCTCCACGCTGTTCCTCACCTCGTTCGCCATCCTCAGCATGGCCAGCAACCTGATGGGCACGATGTTCCTTGAATACATCATTCCCCTGTGTGCTGGCTTTGCAGGCGTCGCCGGGTACGTCACCTTCGTGCAGGCTGAGTTGATGGATGCCAAAACACTGGCCGGACTATTGCCGCTTTTTGTTGTAGCCGGCGTCAGCGTCGCGGGTCTGACCACAGACGATCCGAACTGGTACACCAACAATTTCTCGCAGCTTGGTGACCGCACCACCTTCGCCGCACACATGTTCAACTCGACGCTGATACTCTCCGGCGTCTGCATCATCATCGTCAGCTACTTCGCCATATCCGAACTCGTGACTTCGTACCGCCAGCGCCGCGAATGGCACCAGGAGCAAGGACCGCTGCGTTCCAGCCGTATCAAACACTACAAAGCACGTCTCATCTGCCTGTCGATCATGCTCGCCTTCTCCGGCATCGCTTTCATCGGTATCGGTACGTTCCGCTACACGCCGCATCCCATCCTTCACAACGTCTTCGCCCGCGGCATCGTCGTCGTCATGGGCCTGCTTCTGATTGCGCTTCCCTGGCTTGCACCGCAGCTTTCCATCGCCATCTACTTAGCCGGTTATCTCGCCATCGCGGTGTGCGGAGTAGTGCTCGTGCAATGGATGATGGGCGCCAATACGATGACCAACGTCGAGGCGCTGGCCGGCCTCGTTTTTCTTGGCTGGTTCATCATGTTCTCGCGTCAGATAGCGGCCATCGAGGCCGATCGTATCGCCGAGCAGGTTCTGCATATTGACCAAGAAGAGACTTCGACAGACTTGACCACGGCCAATATCGCCGACACGATTCCTTCTTCAGTCGACAAGAATCGTCGCATGCATTCACGCATTGCGGCTACGCAATAA
- a CDS encoding YbhB/YbcL family Raf kinase inhibitor-like protein, with protein MERIEIACGGIDENGRFKIEFTGRGRDISPEFTFSGIPDEAKSLAIVLRDMGHPLFGEMTHWIIWDLPVMEILPAGIVRGARPGIGDAVQGMAYGWHRYRGPKPPKGTSHRYEFTVYALDRQLGLTPMTSYRRLKAEMGGKVLGTGNVEGTFE; from the coding sequence ATGGAGCGGATTGAAATTGCTTGCGGTGGGATCGATGAGAATGGCCGGTTTAAGATCGAATTCACAGGGCGGGGCCGCGATATATCTCCTGAATTTACGTTTTCGGGCATCCCGGATGAAGCCAAGTCGCTGGCCATTGTGCTGCGAGATATGGGTCATCCGTTGTTCGGCGAAATGACGCATTGGATTATTTGGGATTTGCCGGTTATGGAGATTTTGCCGGCAGGTATCGTCAGGGGAGCGCGGCCTGGAATCGGTGATGCGGTTCAGGGAATGGCGTACGGCTGGCATCGTTACCGCGGGCCGAAGCCGCCGAAGGGAACCAGCCACCGTTACGAATTCACCGTCTACGCGCTCGATAGACAGCTTGGGCTTACGCCGATGACCTCTTACCGTCGGCTTAAAGCCGAGATGGGCGGAAAAGTACTTGGCACTGGCAACGTTGAGGGAACGTTCGAATAA
- a CDS encoding aldo/keto reductase: MMTVLEENYTLNNGVKIPKLGFGTWLIDDDKVGSAVQMALACGYRYVDTAQAYENERGVGEGVRASGLKREDVFVSTKVRAEHKDYQSAKDSIEASLKALDIDYIDLLLIYAPEPWAHFHEGDHCFEGNLEAWRAMEEAVKAGNVRAIGVSNFEDVDLDNILQHCEIKPAVNQLLTHVGNTRFDLLDTAKKNNILVEAYSPIAHGEMAGNPTLTKMAERYGVSVPQLMIRYCLELGTLPLPKASSEAHIKANAEVDFSINAEDMQTLRDMPKVRDYGEASDFPVFSGR; encoded by the coding sequence ATGATGACGGTACTTGAAGAAAACTACACTCTGAACAACGGGGTGAAGATCCCCAAACTGGGATTTGGAACTTGGCTGATTGATGATGACAAAGTCGGATCGGCGGTGCAGATGGCGCTCGCGTGCGGGTATCGCTACGTTGACACGGCTCAGGCTTACGAGAATGAGCGTGGTGTGGGCGAAGGCGTTCGTGCTTCGGGCCTCAAACGCGAGGATGTGTTCGTGAGCACGAAGGTGAGGGCCGAACACAAGGACTACCAGTCCGCCAAGGATTCCATTGAAGCCTCGCTTAAAGCCCTCGACATCGACTACATTGATCTGCTGCTCATCTACGCGCCCGAACCTTGGGCTCATTTCCATGAGGGCGACCATTGCTTCGAAGGCAACCTCGAGGCGTGGCGGGCGATGGAGGAAGCCGTGAAGGCTGGCAACGTGCGTGCCATTGGCGTTTCGAATTTCGAGGATGTTGACCTCGATAACATCCTGCAACACTGCGAAATCAAGCCGGCGGTCAACCAGCTGCTCACGCATGTGGGCAACACGCGTTTCGACCTGCTCGACACCGCCAAGAAGAACAATATTCTGGTCGAGGCCTATTCGCCAATCGCCCACGGCGAGATGGCGGGCAACCCGACGCTCACCAAGATGGCGGAACGTTACGGCGTCTCCGTGCCGCAGTTGATGATTCGCTACTGCTTGGAACTCGGCACATTGCCGCTGCCCAAAGCTTCTTCCGAGGCCCATATCAAGGCCAACGCCGAGGTCGATTTCAGTATCAACGCCGAAGACATGCAGACGCTCCGAGATATGCCAAAGGTCAGGGATTATGGCGAGGCTAGCGATTTCCCCGTATTCAGCGGCCGCTAG
- a CDS encoding cupin domain-containing protein: protein MATTFTNPSPFPMGRPNDAYAQYFDGQSYNAPLGGTDQARVANVTFEAGCRNHWHIHHKATQILIAVGGRGYCQFEGEPVRELRPGDVVVVPPETKHWHGASPNEPFSHIAVMASEEGASNEWLEPVDPEEYAKLN, encoded by the coding sequence ATGGCAACAACATTCACGAATCCAAGCCCGTTTCCTATGGGCCGTCCCAACGATGCCTACGCCCAGTATTTTGACGGTCAGAGCTACAACGCTCCGCTGGGTGGCACGGACCAGGCCAGGGTCGCCAACGTGACCTTCGAGGCCGGTTGCAGGAACCATTGGCATATCCACCACAAGGCCACTCAGATTCTCATCGCCGTGGGCGGCCGTGGTTACTGCCAGTTCGAGGGTGAGCCAGTGCGTGAGCTGCGCCCTGGCGACGTGGTGGTGGTGCCGCCGGAAACCAAGCACTGGCACGGCGCGAGCCCGAATGAACCGTTCTCTCACATAGCCGTGATGGCTTCTGAAGAGGGCGCTTCGAATGAATGGCTAGAACCGGTCGACCCTGAAGAATACGCCAAACTGAACTGA
- a CDS encoding zinc-dependent alcohol dehydrogenase family protein produces the protein MKAGMFVEPGKVTVTDAPMPVIKKPTDAVIRILRACVCGSDLWWFRGISKREKGSLTGHEAIGIVEEVGSEVTHVCPGDFVIVPFTHGCGKCAACRAGFDGNCMNQESGGNAGYQGEYLRFTNADWALIKIPGKPSDYCDDTLNSLLALSDVMATGYHAAASAEVKEGDTAVVMGDGAVGLCGVISAKLRGAERIIAMSRHDDRQRLARQFGATDIVPERGEDAVKRVMDMTDGDGADSVLECVGTQESTATALQIVRPGAVVGRVGVPHGKEIDTTKLFWNNTGLRGGAASVTTYDKNILLNAVLDGRIEPCRVFTQRFDLDHIQQPYEAMDQREAIKSLIIVSEA, from the coding sequence ATGAAAGCTGGAATGTTTGTGGAACCGGGCAAGGTGACCGTCACCGATGCACCCATGCCGGTCATCAAAAAGCCGACCGACGCGGTCATCCGTATTCTGCGGGCGTGCGTCTGCGGGTCGGATCTGTGGTGGTTTCGCGGCATCTCGAAACGAGAGAAAGGTTCGCTGACCGGTCATGAGGCCATCGGTATCGTCGAAGAAGTTGGCAGCGAGGTCACGCATGTGTGCCCTGGCGATTTCGTTATCGTCCCGTTCACGCATGGCTGCGGGAAATGCGCCGCCTGCCGTGCTGGTTTTGACGGGAACTGCATGAATCAGGAGTCGGGTGGCAATGCCGGCTACCAAGGTGAATACCTGCGGTTCACCAATGCCGACTGGGCTTTGATTAAGATTCCCGGCAAGCCCAGCGACTATTGCGACGACACTCTCAATTCGCTGCTCGCCCTTTCCGACGTTATGGCCACGGGTTACCACGCCGCCGCCAGTGCCGAGGTGAAAGAAGGCGACACCGCGGTGGTCATGGGCGACGGGGCCGTAGGACTTTGCGGAGTGATCTCGGCCAAGTTGCGCGGTGCCGAACGCATTATCGCGATGAGCCGGCATGACGATAGGCAACGTCTCGCGCGTCAGTTTGGTGCGACCGATATCGTGCCCGAGCGTGGTGAAGATGCTGTCAAGCGCGTCATGGATATGACGGACGGTGACGGGGCAGATTCTGTGCTCGAATGTGTGGGCACGCAGGAATCCACCGCGACGGCGCTTCAAATTGTGCGTCCAGGAGCTGTCGTTGGTCGCGTCGGCGTTCCGCATGGCAAAGAGATCGACACTACGAAACTTTTCTGGAACAACACCGGGCTTCGTGGCGGTGCCGCATCCGTAACTACGTATGACAAGAATATCCTGCTCAACGCCGTTCTTGATGGTCGTATCGAGCCCTGTCGCGTGTTCACTCAACGCTTCGACCTCGACCATATCCAGCAGCCCTATGAGGCCATGGATCAGCGCGAAGCCATCAAGTCCCTTATCATCGTGAGCGAAGCGTGA
- a CDS encoding methyltransferase, with the protein MTADVDNPQEHDSIKNDSQEIEENRENWDDRAEVHFNGGYGNIDALIGGSPLSNPIVRRDYEVLKPYLPNHSVRGQRLLHLQCHIGTDTVCWARLGAKDVCGLDFSPASLRYARQIAEQAGEDITYVEADARKAAEALPGRQFDVIVTSVGTVTWLPALEEWAQSISKLLAPNGVFMIRDNHPLLFALGDDGLSIGNSYFPGTEDSYDTENTYTMAPQTENSDYTDSDKSAGNESSEAPKITHIHNHNWAHDFDEITRVLIDAGLRIERIGEYDVSDWQSLPMLEYNKQDESWHMPKGYPRIPLTFSIVARKA; encoded by the coding sequence ATGACTGCCGATGTTGACAACCCGCAGGAGCATGATTCCATAAAGAACGATTCACAGGAAATCGAAGAAAATCGCGAGAATTGGGACGACCGAGCCGAAGTCCATTTCAACGGAGGATACGGGAATATCGACGCATTGATTGGCGGCTCGCCCCTCTCGAATCCCATTGTCAGACGTGATTACGAAGTGCTGAAACCGTACCTGCCGAACCATTCGGTCCGCGGCCAGCGGCTGCTGCATCTGCAATGCCATATCGGCACCGACACCGTCTGCTGGGCGAGACTCGGCGCGAAAGACGTCTGCGGGTTAGATTTCTCCCCTGCCTCGCTGCGTTACGCCCGTCAGATAGCCGAACAGGCCGGAGAGGATATCACCTATGTCGAAGCCGACGCTCGCAAAGCGGCCGAAGCGCTTCCGGGCAGACAGTTCGATGTCATTGTCACCAGCGTCGGAACGGTGACATGGCTGCCGGCATTGGAGGAATGGGCACAATCCATCTCTAAGCTGCTGGCACCGAACGGCGTCTTTATGATTCGCGACAACCATCCGTTGCTGTTTGCGCTCGGCGATGACGGCTTGAGCATCGGCAACAGCTATTTTCCAGGTACCGAGGATTCATACGATACTGAAAACACTTATACGATGGCTCCGCAAACGGAGAATTCCGATTACACGGATTCGGACAAGTCCGCCGGAAATGAAAGCTCGGAAGCGCCGAAAATCACCCATATCCACAACCATAACTGGGCCCACGACTTCGACGAGATCACGCGTGTGCTCATCGACGCAGGCCTGCGCATCGAACGGATCGGCGAATACGACGTTTCCGACTGGCAATCGTTGCCGATGCTCGAATACAACAAACAAGACGAGTCATGGCACATGCCCAAAGGCTACCCGCGCATCCCCCTGACGTTCTCGATTGTGGCGCGAAAGGCCTGA
- a CDS encoding helix-turn-helix domain-containing protein — translation MARPRSFDEHKVLERCREVFCVHGYDATSIDDLVVATGLKRGSLYQAFGSKRGVFLKVLQSTLNATFRNKSANKSESSEGEGDDVPTNTTSPLAQSEASRKTIRPEPQLPANSLFSVDVLTVVTIACLELAPHNAKVRDIIAQWRSLIPPEHAVLLPQALGDNLLNRAGIATKPMTD, via the coding sequence ATGGCAAGACCGAGAAGTTTCGACGAACACAAAGTGCTCGAACGATGTCGCGAAGTTTTCTGTGTGCACGGCTACGACGCCACCTCAATCGACGACCTCGTTGTTGCGACCGGGCTCAAACGCGGGAGCCTTTACCAAGCGTTTGGAAGCAAACGCGGGGTGTTCCTGAAAGTGTTGCAGAGTACGTTGAACGCTACGTTCAGGAACAAATCGGCAAATAAATCTGAATCCAGCGAGGGCGAAGGCGATGACGTTCCCACCAACACCACTTCCCCATTGGCTCAGTCTGAAGCTAGCCGAAAGACGATCCGACCTGAACCGCAATTACCTGCAAATAGCCTTTTTTCAGTTGACGTTCTGACAGTTGTCACCATCGCCTGCCTGGAACTTGCGCCCCATAACGCGAAGGTTCGAGATATCATCGCTCAGTGGCGATCTCTGATTCCGCCCGAGCATGCAGTATTGCTACCACAGGCGCTCGGGGACAATCTGCTTAATCGTGCTGGAATTGCCACAAAGCCGATGACTGATTGA